The Carassius carassius chromosome 32, fCarCar2.1, whole genome shotgun sequence DNA window TTTTTTAACGATTAAATAAGCTCTTGTCTTCTCCACCCACATCTACAGGCTATGGAAACATCGCCCCCAGGACTGAGGGTGGCAAGATTTTCTGCATCCTTTACGCCATATTTGGCATCCCTCTGTTTGGCTTCCTCTTGGCCGGGATCGGTGATCAGCTAGGAACTGTGTTTATGAAGAGCATCCTGAAGGTGGAGAAAGTTTTCAGGGTAAGTGGACTTACTTAATGGATATTCTACTGAGGATAATTAATTCATAATTGGTtatgtaaatacattatttaacataTATCTGCTGCCCTCTACAGcaaaaacacaagcaaataaGCCAGACCAAAATCCGCGTCACCTCCACTATACTCTTCATCATTGCTGGCTGCATAATTTTTGTCACCATCCCAGCAGTGATTTTCAAACACATCGAGGGATGGAGTACTTTAGAAGCCATTTACTTCGTTGTCATTACTCTCACAACCGTCGGCATTGGAGATTATGTAGCAGGTGGGTGGTCTGGCGAAGGCATTTATACATAATTTTGCCTAGTACAGTGCTTAATTTTTATAGCAAATGCAGTTTTTTAGTCTTTAAATGGTGCACTTTGATGTAAATACTATTTCTGTTGACTTCAAATGGTCAAATTTGCagcaaatgctgttttacattgacCTTAAATGGTGAAATTTGCTGCAAATGCTGTTTACTGTTGACTGTAAATGGAAAATACTGTTTTATGTTTAACTTTAAAGTGGTAACTGCTATTTTTTGTTGAATTTAAAGTGTTAAATGATGCTTTGATGAatttaaagtgttaaatatattgttttatatttactttaaatgGTAAAATTAGTTACTAATGCTGTTTTACGTTGGCTTAAAATAGTGAAATTTGCTGgaaatgctgttttatatttatatttatattgatttCAAATGGCATATTGTATTGCAAGTGCTGTTTTATGTTGGCTTGAAGTAGTCAGTTTTGCTGGAAATGCTGTTTTGCGTTGATATTAAACGgtacattttagtttagtttaaaagtatagTTAAGATCATTCCATTCCACTGGAATATTTGTTTTGGACCACATTTTTTGGCCGCCTTATTCTGTTTATATagtgtattaattattattattattaaaggtggAGATCAAAAAATAGAATACATGAAATGGTACAAGCCTCTGGTCTGGTTCTGGATTTTGGTGGGTCTGGCATATTTCGCCGCGGTCCTGAGCATGATTGGAGACTGGTTCAGGGTTCTGTccaagaaaacaaaagaagaggTATGATATGTCAAACATGATCTCCAATATACAACACAGCGTTATTTTACTGCATCAGAGCCCTATTTTCTTTGCATAGTCATTCCTGGCTCTTCCTTTTCAGCTGATGATAATCAGGGTGTGTAGACTATTGATTAATGCTAATCAGTAGGCAAGTAGTCATTGATTTGGCTGCAGTTGGTAATGTAGCCTTTTTTGCCAAAAGTTACAAAGTCATTTTATGATAGGTAAAGTTAATATAATAGCTGCTGGTCACAAAATAATATCAAATTACACTATATCTGCTAAAGAAGTGTCACCACTGGGATACTTAAAGATTCTGTGGAGGGAGAACTTGTCCTTCAACTTCCATTCAGATTTGGCTCCATTCTGATATGAAACAATCTTTATCATGATAATATCAAGCCCAGTTgctgttaaaaagaaaaacaatttcaCTGTGAAATACATcatattatgaaaaatagttaatacATAGATAGACAGTATGTTGACTGTAAATGGTACAATTAGTTGCATGTGCCATTTTATTCTTGACTTTAAATAGTAAAATCTGTTGCAAATgcagtttcatgttgactttaaacggTAGAATCCATTGCAAACTCAgctaagttgattttaaatggtaaaatcaGTTGCAATATATTTTGTACATGTATTTTAAATGGCAAAATTAGCTACTGttgctgttttacatttattttttttaattattaaattagttgcaaattattttttaagtggATATTGAATGGTTAAATCCAATGCAAACTCAGTATTATGttgattttaaatggtaaaatgaattgctaaatcttttttttaccttgattttaaattgcaaaatTAGCTGcaatggggttttttttttttttacattgattttaaatgattaaattagttGAAAAAGATTTTTTACCTTGGCTTTAAATGGTAAAATCTGTTCCAAACCCAGTTCTTTTTTTAATGGTAAAATCAGTtgcaaagaatatttttttttttaccttgttttTATATGGCTTAATTAGCTTCAATTGCTGTTTTACTttgattttaaatgattcaattagttgcaaattattttttacactgGCTTTAAGTGGTAAAATTAGTTGCAAATGCAGTTTTGTGCTGGCTTTAAATTGAAACATTTGTAGCAGCTCTGTTTACTTAgattttaaatggttaaaattGTTACAAATGCAGTTTTACATTGACTTTAAATAAATAGTGAAATTAGTTGCAAACTCATTTTTACTTTAgcttaaaatactgaaattagatgcaaatgcagatgttaaataaataaagtaaaatataatttgcaaCTGATTTTCCCAAAGTCAACATAAAGCAATAATTGTACCATCTAAAACAGGTTGGAGGGTTTAAGGCCCATGCGGCAGAATGGAAGGCAAATGTTCGGGCAGAGTTACGTGAGACACGGAGACGCTTCAGTGGAGAGATTCACGACAAACTTCAGCGTGCGGCCACCATCCGCAGCATGGAGCGCAGACGTCTCGGTCTGGAGCAGAGGGCGCATTCACTGGACATGCTGTCACCTGAAAAGCGTGCAGTCTTTGCTAGGTTGGACTCCAGGAGATTTAAGACCTCCTCACAGGAGAGCATCGACACTAAACTGAACAACCTGCGCCTGAAGGCTGAGCACAGTGAACAGCAGGCGTCCTCCGAGGAGAACATCTTCAACCGCTTCGGCTCGCTCACCAAACTGGCCAAGCGCAACAGGAGCAAAGATCTCCACAGGAACATCCCAGAAGACGCCAGCAGGCTGGGCGATGTcctcagcagcaacagcagcaacgTCACTCTGGGAGAAGAGAGAAGCGAGGACGAGGAGGAGATGGAGGAAGAGAAAACAGCAATGGAGGCCAACACTGGCTTCACGTGTCTGCC harbors:
- the kcnk10b gene encoding potassium channel subfamily K member 10b isoform X2, encoding MTMAVQTNIIPSKKVQSGAVQSSLVQASVVAMQNPMGCEVKANGHCVLPRLSISSRSASVVTGMDTGADGSALHSVMKWKTVVTVFVVVVMYLVCGGLAFCALEQPFESNQKDSITQEKAQFLQRNPCVSPAELEALIKHAVDAVSAGVSPIGNTSNNSSHWDLSSAFFFAGTVITTIGYGNIAPRTEGGKIFCILYAIFGIPLFGFLLAGIGDQLGTVFMKSILKVEKVFRQKHKQISQTKIRVTSTILFIIAGCIIFVTIPAVIFKHIEGWSTLEAIYFVVITLTTVGIGDYVAGGDQKIEYMKWYKPLVWFWILVGLAYFAAVLSMIGDWFRVLSKKTKEEVGGFKAHAAEWKANVRAELRETRRRFSGEIHDKLQRAATIRSMERRRLGLEQRAHSLDMLSPEKRAVFARLDSRRFKTSSQESIDTKLNNLRLKAEHSEQQASSEENIFNRFGSLTKLAKRNRSKDLHRNIPEDASRLGDVLSSNSSNVTLGEERSEDEEEMEEEKTAMEANTGFTCLPNFPEEPKQKNSFAPAQAKEQERNKRLEQKEHQP
- the kcnk10b gene encoding potassium channel subfamily K member 10b isoform X1, translating into MLLENLDFALIRKGVIGLIMKFPLENPMKQVNWDPEQVAVQTNIIPSKKVQSGAVQSSLVQASVVAMQNPMGCEVKANGHCVLPRLSISSRSASVVTGMDTGADGSALHSVMKWKTVVTVFVVVVMYLVCGGLAFCALEQPFESNQKDSITQEKAQFLQRNPCVSPAELEALIKHAVDAVSAGVSPIGNTSNNSSHWDLSSAFFFAGTVITTIGYGNIAPRTEGGKIFCILYAIFGIPLFGFLLAGIGDQLGTVFMKSILKVEKVFRQKHKQISQTKIRVTSTILFIIAGCIIFVTIPAVIFKHIEGWSTLEAIYFVVITLTTVGIGDYVAGGDQKIEYMKWYKPLVWFWILVGLAYFAAVLSMIGDWFRVLSKKTKEEVGGFKAHAAEWKANVRAELRETRRRFSGEIHDKLQRAATIRSMERRRLGLEQRAHSLDMLSPEKRAVFARLDSRRFKTSSQESIDTKLNNLRLKAEHSEQQASSEENIFNRFGSLTKLAKRNRSKDLHRNIPEDASRLGDVLSSNSSNVTLGEERSEDEEEMEEEKTAMEANTGFTCLPNFPEEPKQKNSFAPAQAKEQERNKRLEQKEHQP